In a genomic window of Dermochelys coriacea isolate rDerCor1 chromosome 11, rDerCor1.pri.v4, whole genome shotgun sequence:
- the C11H2orf69 gene encoding UPF0565 protein C2orf69 homolog isoform X1 codes for MSRRWRCSPPASAVLRGLVGSAFLCLARAMSQCPAPATCGAGPSGGGSSSARLSPPWLRLPQVPGADPCRTNDLLLLLPPPEQPQPPRHHVVYFPGDVQNYRDVMVCHPENFQWECWSLENIATILAHRFPNSYVWVVKCSRMHLHKFSCYDNFVASNLFGAPEHSSDFGAFTHLHALLVNAFSVTQNILLSQKSMYSFNKDATIAVCKSKSVPTTNGCPASERERNWEHSDNSAMNFGTPSVIGEASFTLIGFSKGCVVLNQLLYELKEAKNDKNADAFIKNIRAFYWLDGGHSGGSNTWVTNPEVLKEFAETGIAVHAHVTPYQVFDTMRSWIGKEHKKFVQILEEFGVQVDKLLHFADEVPSLDNHFRVHEVF; via the exons ATGAGCAGGCGCTGGCGCTGCTCGCCCCCCGCCAGCGCGGTGCTGAGGGGCCTGGTCGGCTCGGCCTTCCTCTGCCTGGCCAGGGCCATGAGCCAGTGCCCAGCCCCGGCGACCTGCGGGGCGGGGCCCTCGGGCGGCGGCTCCTCCTCCGCCCGCCTCAGCCCCCCTTGGCTGCGGCTGCCGCAGGTGCCGGGCGCCGACCCCTGCCGGACCAACgacctgttgctgctgctgccgccgccggaGCAGCCGCAGCCGCCTCGGCACCATGTCGTCTATTTCCCGGGGGACGTGCAG AACTATCGTGACGTTATGGTCTGCCACCCAGAAAACTTTCAATGGGAGTGCTGGAGTTTAGAAAACATTGCTACCATACTCGCTCACCGATTCCCTAATAGCTATGTTTGGGTTGTAAAATGTTCCCGTATGCATCTGCACAAATTCAGCTGCTATGATAATTTTGTGGCAAGCAATTTGTTTGGAGCACCAGAACACAGCAGTGACTTTGGAGCTTTCACACACCTTCATGCGTTGCTAGTTAATGCATTCAGTGTCACCCAGAACATTTTGCTTTCCCAAAAGAGTATGTATAGTTTCAACAAAGATGCAACGATAGCTGTTTGTAAATCAAAATCTGTTCCTACTACAAATGGCTGTCcagcatcagagagagagagaaattgggaACATTCTGATAATTCTGCTATGAATTTTGGTACACCATCTGTTATAGGTGAAGCATCATTTACCTTGATTGGCTTCAGTAAAGGTTGTGTGGTTTTGAACCAGCTGCTTTATGAgttaaaagaagctaaaaatgaCAAGAACGCAGATGCCTTTATAAAAAATATAAGAGCATTTTACTGGCTGGATGGTGGTCACTCTGGAGGAAGCAATACTTGGGTTACTAACCCTGAAGTGTTGAAAGAATTTGCAGAAACAGGGATTGCAGTTCATGCTCATGTTACACCTTACCAAGTGTTTGATACAATGAGGTCATGGATTGGGAAGGAGCACAAGAAATTTGTGCAGATTCTTGAAGAATTTGGTGTGCAAGTAGATAAACTGCTTCATTTTGCAGATGAAGTCCCTTCCTTAGATAACCACTTCAGAGTTCATGAAGTATTTTGA
- the C11H2orf69 gene encoding UPF0565 protein C2orf69 homolog isoform X2 — protein sequence MSRRWRCSPPASAVLRGLVGSAFLCLARAMSQCPAPATCGAGPSGGGSSSARLSPPWLRLPQVPGADPCRTNDLLLLLPPPEQPQPPRHHVVYFPGDVQKENTCFPFGD from the exons ATGAGCAGGCGCTGGCGCTGCTCGCCCCCCGCCAGCGCGGTGCTGAGGGGCCTGGTCGGCTCGGCCTTCCTCTGCCTGGCCAGGGCCATGAGCCAGTGCCCAGCCCCGGCGACCTGCGGGGCGGGGCCCTCGGGCGGCGGCTCCTCCTCCGCCCGCCTCAGCCCCCCTTGGCTGCGGCTGCCGCAGGTGCCGGGCGCCGACCCCTGCCGGACCAACgacctgttgctgctgctgccgccgccggaGCAGCCGCAGCCGCCTCGGCACCATGTCGTCTATTTCCCGGGGGACGTGCAG AAAGAAAACACATGCTTCCCATTTGGAGATTAA